Proteins co-encoded in one Enterobacter sp. R4-368 genomic window:
- a CDS encoding DUF4310 family protein has product MEQNKGFWYADWSFPIFVGLLSSGVFAGTHMYYLYGIGAFNEVAFVSMLRSGMDTGVYGAVAAFGASFLFARIIEGSLVGILDIGGAIQTGVGLGVPALLLGAGFVFPVANFVASLATGLIIGLAIGYLIILARKFTINQSDSTYGADVMMGAGNASGRFLGPLIILSAMTASIPIGIGSLIGALLFYLWQKPITGGAILGAMLLGSIFPVAL; this is encoded by the coding sequence ATGGAACAGAATAAAGGCTTTTGGTACGCCGACTGGTCATTCCCGATTTTCGTCGGCCTGCTCTCTTCCGGCGTGTTCGCCGGGACACACATGTACTACCTGTACGGCATTGGCGCGTTTAACGAAGTGGCGTTTGTTTCGATGCTGCGTTCCGGCATGGATACCGGCGTTTACGGCGCGGTGGCGGCATTTGGCGCGAGCTTCCTGTTTGCCCGCATTATCGAAGGTTCGCTGGTAGGGATTTTGGATATCGGTGGCGCTATCCAGACCGGGGTGGGGCTTGGCGTGCCGGCGCTGCTGCTCGGCGCGGGCTTTGTCTTCCCGGTGGCGAACTTTGTGGCTTCGCTGGCTACCGGGCTGATCATCGGCCTGGCGATTGGCTATCTGATTATCCTGGCGCGTAAGTTCACCATCAACCAGAGCGACTCCACCTACGGCGCAGACGTGATGATGGGCGCGGGTAACGCGTCCGGCCGCTTCCTTGGCCCGTTGATTATCCTCAGCGCGATGACCGCTTCCATTCCGATTGGTATTGGTTCGCTGATTGGCGCGCTGCTGTTTTACCTCTGGCAGAAGCCGATCACCGGGGGCGCGATCCTCGGCGCGATGCTGCTGGGCTCCATTTTCCCGGTAGCCCTCTGA
- a CDS encoding amidohydrolase/deacetylase family metallohydrolase has product MFDLLLRRARLVDDTVTDIAIAAGKIAALGDIDGPAAKSVDLRGEHYVSAGWIDSHVHCYPNSPIYHDEPDSVGIQTGVTTVIDAGSTGADDIDDFYAITRKASTDVYALLNISRVGLIAQNELANLNNIDADAAREAIKRHPDFIVGLKARMSSSVVGDNGITPLQRAKVIQQENGDLPLVVHIGNNPPNLDEIAELLTSGDIITHCYNGKPNRILTPSGELRASVTRAIARGVRLDVGHGSASFSFAVAQQAIALGILPQTISSDIYCRNRIDGPVRSLANVMAKFLAIGMSLPQVIACVTDHAADGLRLQHKGRLAVGFDADLTIFDLKRQPVLFTDAENETLQAEHILTPLAAIRAGKGYMTEQGSAEHAFDL; this is encoded by the coding sequence ATGTTTGATTTACTCCTGCGCCGGGCGCGTCTGGTTGACGACACGGTGACGGATATCGCCATCGCGGCGGGCAAAATCGCAGCGCTTGGCGATATCGACGGCCCGGCGGCGAAAAGCGTGGATTTACGCGGCGAACATTATGTCAGCGCTGGGTGGATCGACTCCCATGTCCACTGTTACCCGAACTCACCCATTTATCACGACGAGCCCGATAGCGTCGGCATTCAGACCGGTGTTACCACGGTGATTGATGCCGGTAGCACCGGCGCGGATGACATCGATGATTTCTATGCCATTACCCGTAAGGCGTCGACGGACGTCTATGCGCTGCTGAATATCTCGCGCGTCGGGCTGATTGCGCAAAACGAGCTGGCGAACCTGAATAATATCGACGCCGACGCTGCGCGTGAGGCCATAAAACGCCACCCGGATTTTATTGTCGGCCTGAAAGCGCGCATGAGCAGCAGCGTGGTCGGCGACAACGGCATCACACCGCTGCAACGCGCCAAAGTCATCCAGCAGGAAAACGGCGATTTGCCATTGGTGGTGCATATTGGCAACAACCCGCCAAACCTTGATGAGATTGCTGAACTGCTGACCTCCGGCGACATCATTACCCACTGCTATAACGGCAAACCGAACCGCATTTTGACGCCTTCCGGCGAGCTGCGCGCCTCGGTGACGCGCGCCATTGCGCGCGGGGTGCGGCTTGATGTCGGGCACGGCAGCGCCAGTTTCAGCTTTGCGGTGGCTCAGCAGGCCATCGCGCTGGGTATTTTGCCGCAGACCATCAGCTCCGACATTTACTGCCGCAACCGCATCGATGGCCCGGTGCGCTCGCTGGCGAATGTGATGGCGAAATTCCTCGCCATCGGCATGTCGCTGCCGCAGGTGATCGCCTGTGTGACCGACCACGCCGCTGATGGCCTGCGCCTGCAACATAAAGGGCGTCTTGCCGTGGGTTTCGACGCCGATCTGACCATTTTCGACCTGAAACGCCAGCCGGTGCTGTTCACCGATGCGGAAAACGAGACGTTACAGGCCGAACACATCCTCACGCCGCTTGCCGCCATTCGCGCGGGCAAGGGCTATATGACCGAACAAGGGAGTGCCGAACATGCCTTCGATTTATGA
- a CDS encoding DgaE family pyridoxal phosphate-dependent ammonia lyase: protein MPSIYDKYQLKQVINASGRMTALGVSTPRPEVVDAVVSGMNHYFEMKDLVNKTGEYIAKLLDVEGAIVVSCASAGIAQSVAAVLVKDSDWLLENLHSTPIENNEIVLPRGHNVNFGAPVGTMVALGGGKVVEAGYANECSADQLAAAISPRTAAILFIKSHHCVQKSMLSVEQAAVVARKHNLPLIVDAAAEEDLQCYYRAGADLVIYSGAKAIEGPTSGLVIGKTQYVEWVKRQTAGIGRAMKVGKEGILGLTCAIEHYLSASKESGAEMVAKMTPFIEQLNTLKGVSARVVWDSAGRDIARSEIKFDEAVTGIATGELVSALKLGEYAIYFRGYKANEGIIEADVRSVTADQLTIIYRRIAEELNKGANA from the coding sequence ATGCCTTCGATTTATGATAAGTACCAGCTAAAACAGGTGATTAATGCCTCCGGGCGCATGACGGCGCTCGGCGTTTCCACGCCGCGCCCGGAAGTGGTCGACGCTGTAGTCAGCGGCATGAATCACTACTTCGAAATGAAAGACCTGGTGAATAAAACCGGGGAGTACATTGCAAAACTGCTGGATGTCGAAGGCGCGATCGTGGTGTCGTGCGCTTCCGCCGGCATTGCGCAATCCGTCGCCGCCGTGCTGGTGAAAGACAGCGACTGGCTGCTGGAAAACCTGCACAGCACACCGATTGAGAACAATGAAATCGTACTGCCGCGCGGGCACAACGTTAACTTTGGCGCACCGGTAGGCACCATGGTGGCGCTGGGCGGTGGCAAAGTGGTGGAAGCCGGTTACGCCAATGAATGCTCTGCCGATCAACTGGCGGCGGCAATCTCGCCGCGCACGGCAGCGATCCTCTTTATCAAATCTCATCACTGCGTACAAAAAAGCATGCTCAGCGTGGAGCAGGCCGCCGTGGTGGCACGCAAGCACAACCTGCCGCTGATTGTCGATGCCGCAGCCGAAGAGGATTTGCAGTGCTACTACCGCGCCGGAGCCGACCTCGTTATCTACAGCGGCGCAAAAGCGATTGAAGGGCCAACCAGCGGGCTGGTGATCGGCAAAACGCAGTATGTGGAGTGGGTAAAACGCCAGACGGCGGGCATTGGCCGCGCAATGAAAGTGGGCAAGGAGGGCATTCTCGGCCTGACCTGCGCCATTGAACACTATCTTTCTGCCAGCAAAGAGAGCGGGGCGGAGATGGTCGCCAAAATGACACCGTTTATTGAGCAGCTCAACACGCTAAAAGGCGTGAGTGCGCGCGTGGTGTGGGATAGCGCCGGGCGCGATATTGCCCGCAGCGAAATCAAATTTGATGAAGCCGTCACCGGTATCGCTACCGGCGAGCTGGTCAGCGCCCTGAAACTGGGGGAATACGCCATTTACTTCCGTGGTTATAAAGCCAACGAAGGGATTATCGAAGCCGATGTGCGCAGCGTCACCGCCGATCAACTGACGATCATTTATCGCCGCATCGCCGAAGAACTGAACAAGGGAGCAAATGCATGA